CTTAACTAACTGTGTACAGAATTGTATGGAATTTTGACTCCACGGCGCTGGTAATTTTGCCCAGATGTACATGGTGGCTTTAGGCATAGGAACATACCAACCGATACGGTGTAGAGCATCAATAAAGGCATCACGACGTTGACGGAAGGTACTGACAGCCGATTGTACGCCAGCTTGGGGGCCAGTCAGAGCTGCGATCGCCCCATTTAAAATTCCCCGATACTGATTAAAATCGACAGCTGCTTTAATTTGTCGTAGTGCTTGAATTAACTGGGCATTACCAATGGCATAACCGATACGAAAACCGCCCATGTTATAAGACTTAGACAGCGTAAAAAATTCAATAGAAACGCTCTTTTCTGGATCAGCTTGCAGAATAGAAGGGGCTAAGGAACGGGTAAGACTTTGCTCCCCGTTTTCGCTTTCCGCAAAAACTAAATCCACGTAAGGAAAATCGTGAACCAAAGCAATGTTATGTTCCTGACAAAAAGCGACAGCTTCTTTAAAGAAAGATAGGGGTGCGATCGCTGATGTAGGATTATGGGGATAGCTTAACACCATCATCCGTGACTGCTCCACAACAGCAGCCGGGATATCAGCAAACACAGGTAAAAAATCGTTTTCTGCCTTCAACGGCATAGGGTAAATTTGCCCACTAGCTAAATAGACTCCCCCAGCATGAGAAGGGTAGCCGGGATCAAGTAGTAAAGCAAAATCCCCAGGATTGAGCAAGGCTAAGGGTAAATGTGCAGTGCCTTCCTGGGAACCAATTAAAGGCAGTACTTCTGTTTCGGGATCAACTTTCACCCCAAATTTTTGTTCGTACCAGTTAGCCGCAGCTTGGCGAAAATCTCGCGTACCATTAAACAGCAAGTAGCCGTGAGTACTGGGATCATGTAAAGATTTGGCGATCGCTTCAATTACGTGAGCTTCGGCTGGCAAATCAGAAGATCCCAGTGATAAATCAATTAAGTCTTTCCCTGCTGCTAAAGCCAAGGACTTAGCCTTGTCCATGTCCGCAAATACGTTAAATTGCAGGGGTTGTAAACGCTGTGAGAATTGCATATTAGTCATTAGTCATTAGTCAACAGTCAACAGTCAACAGTCAACAGTCACAATTTTTCCGACTATGAACTATGGACTATAGACTACTGACTATAGACTAATTATTATTCAAATGCGTATCTAACATATTGAGTAATTTATCTTTACTTATTACTCCTTCTGTTGATGCTAATAACTCACTACCTTTAAGTAATCGGAGGGCTGGTACACCTTCTACTTGATATTGTTTGACTGTTAGAGGGTTGGGATCGACTTCTAGTTTAACTACTTTCAGGCGATCGCTATAGGTATTAGCAGCTATATTAATCACTGGTGACATCAACTGGCACGGGCCACACCAAGAAGCCCAGAAGTAAACTAATACAGGCTGCTCGGCTTTTAATACTTCGCTTTCAAACTCAGCATCAGTTATGGTGATTACACCCTTACTCATCGCAGTCTCCATTAGTTGGCATCGATACAAAGTTGGCACACAGATTACTGTATCTTAAATCAGTTGACAGTTGACAGGTGATTAAAAATCCCACAACTATCATCAGCTGTGGGACTTGGCTGATTTACAAATTAAGATTACAACTGATCCAATTGCTTGCGTAGGCTTTCTAACTCAGAGTCAACAACTTCGTTAGATTTGGGTGCAGTGGATTGTTGATCTTGTTCTGCGGGTAGTAGGGGTTGATTGGGTGGGGTAGCGGGAGCCAAGGAGGCTTTTAGGGCTGCCAATTCGTCATCTACATCGCTGCTAGATTCTAACTTGGCAAATTGAGTTTCTAAGTCTGCTCCGGCTAGTTCTGCGGCTGATTGGGCGCGGGCTTCCTGCATTAAGACTTTTTCTTCCATCCGCTCAAAGGCAGCCATAGCACTGTTTGTATTCATCCCACGTACCATACCTTCGAGTTGCTCTTGGGCTTTGGCTGTGGTAATCCGCGCTTTGAGCATTTCTTTCTTAGTTTTGGCTTCAGAAATTTTGCTTTCTAGCTGGATTAGGTTACGTTTGAGGGTTTCAACTTGAGTGCTTTGTTGATCTAGGCTGGTTTTTAAGGCTGTGCCGGTTTCGGTATAGGTTTTTTTCCGCTCAAGCGCTTGTCTAGCTAAGTTTTCATCACCTTTTTGTAATGCTAATTGGGCGTTACGTTGCCACTTATTAATTTCGTTTTGAGCATCAGTATATTGTTTCTCTGTACGCTTTTGGGCGGCGATCGCTTGAGCTACACCCTGACGTAATTGCACCAAGTCTTCCTGCATTTCCAGGATGGCTTGCTCTAGCATTTTTTCTGGATCTTCAGCTTTATTGACTAAATCGTTAAGGTTAGCACTAACTACTCGCTTAATCCGATCAAATAATCCCATAACTTTTTTTCCTTTTGGAGTTTACGCGCTTGGTTGATAAGTTGGCTTTTTTACTATTTAATAGCTTCCATTTTCAATGTAATCTTTCCGGTTGGGTTAAGTACGTCCCAAGACCTGCTAATTGTTAAGATATATCTTAGTGTTGATAATTGACTAATTCTTAAGAGTTTTCACCTTGGGGTAGTTGTTGCTGTTGGGAACTTTCTGTACTTGGCAGTTGATTTTTCATTGCTGCTAACTGCTTATCAACATCATCACCGGCTTCTAGTGCGTCAAATTGTTTTTGCAAGTCGTCGCTACCGAGTTGATTAATGAGTTCTGATTTTGCCTCTACTTGTAAAACCTTTTCTTCCATGCGTTCAAAAGCATTCAAACTACTGGTAGCTGAACCTCCGCTTAACATTTCTTGCAGCTTATAGGATGCTTCTGCTGAACGAGCGCGAGCGATATACATATCTTTTTTAGTCTTCGCCTCCGCAAGTTTTAACTCCAGTGTCCGCATATCCTGTTTGAGCCTAGTTACTATCTCAACTTGTTCGGTAATTTGGCTAGAAAAATTTTCGGACGCTGCTACATAAGCTTTGCGTTTTGTCAAGGCTTCCCTGGCTAGAGGTTCGTTACCTTGTTGTAGTGCTAACTGGGCGCGACGATACCATTCTTCGGCGGTTGACTGGGCTGATGCAGCTTGGCGTTCAGTACGTTTTTGAGTAGCGATCGCTTGAGCTACCCCCTGTCGCAATTGCAGTAAATGTTGCTGCATTTCCATGACAGTTTGTTCCAGAATCTTTTCTGGATCTTCTCTACTGGCTACCGCACTATTGAAATTAGCGCTAATCACCCTTTGGATACGCTTAATCAATTCCATTTCGGCTCTCCATTCATTTTGTGCCAGTCAACCTTGGGGGAAATTTAAAATTCGTCTTGGAAAGTTTGCTCAACGGGGGGAACCCCCGCACGCAACTTTCCGCAAAATTCAAAAAAATAATTTGAGCCTGCTTTGAGACATAAGCTATGCTGGCGTTGAGAAATATAGTACCAGTTCACCTCATACCCTTTTTCCTGTCCCTTATTCCCTAATCCTATCGTAAATTTTTACAATCTATGGCTGCTGTAGGCGTGCTTTCATCCCTTTGGCTTGTAGCTGTTTTAACCTTTGTTGTGCTTCTTCTTTGGTTTTGACTGTAGCCAAATAGATTAGTGTGCTGTTACGTGATAGATAAGCATCACGAACTACTCGGCGTGCCTCATTTAAGGATTTAGGGTTTTGATTCTCTATAACTATATGATATAGCCCATCTGCTGACGGTTTGATTTCGGCGCTGGGTGTGGCTGGAGTTGTAGTAGTTGCTTCGGGTATGGGTTGTAAGCTGGGGCTTGGTGCAGACTGAGTTGTAGCTGCTTCAGGTATGGGCTGTAAGCTGGGGCTGGGAGTGGGATTGAGGGCTGGTAAAGGTTGCGTCTCTGGTAAGGGATTGGTAACTGGAGGGACAACTGGTGTTTGGATGGCGATAGGGTTGGCTGGTACGGTGGGGGTTGCTTGTACCTTCGGTTGTAAGCCAACTACATCAATTGGATCTCTTACTTGGGGAAATTCTTTGGCGGCTAAGTTGGGATACTTAGGTATGGGTGTGAGTTCTGGTTGTAATTCGGTTTGGGGATTACTAGCAGTTTGGGGGGGAGTTTGGGTGCTGGGAGATGAATTACCGTTGAATAATTTACTGAAATTCAACTGGGGTAAGGTTTTAGGATTGAAAACTACGTAACCCAAGGTAAGACTAGCTACTAATAGAAGCAACATGGAGCCGATGCCCAAGGGTGATAGGAGACTATCGTTAGAATTGTTGGCTTGGTTTTCTTCTGGTGCTTCATCTGTGAGGCTGCGCAACAAGGCTTCACTAGATTCTAAATAGTCATCTGGTTGGGCAGGAGTATCATCGGCTAAGAGCTTATCGCTTTGATTACCTTGGGCGATCGCAGGTACAATACTGCTATTTTCTGTAGGCGTGGCGGGAGGCAAAGGAATTTGTCTATTAGCTTCTGGTTGAGTTTTTGGTTGAGACTCTGGTGTTTTAGCAGCCGGAAGCTGGCGATTAGGAGCTAGGGAAGACGGATTTTCAATTTCTGATTGTGGGGTTTTTTCTGGGGTAGATGACTTAATAATGACTGGCGCTGGTTTTTCTGGAGGAGTTGGGGGTAAGGGTAGAGGTTTTGTTTGAGGTTTAATTTCTAATAGTGATGGCTGAGTATTTGCCAATGAGGCATTTTTATCACTCAAATCTTGAGCATAATTATTAGCGTAACTATTTACACGAGATTGACTGGTAGCCCTTATTCCCATACGGGTACGTCGATAACGAGCTAATTCTTGTTCTAGCTGTACTTCTAAACTGGCTAAAGCCGCCGCTAATGCTGGCTTCAACCCACTACCATCCATCAAGGGTTTTTGACTCATTACCTTCGTGCCTCAAACGTTAGACTACTTACTGCCAATGCTAGAGAAAATTGTTTATTAGTATAGACCCCAGAACTAAGCGGTACAGGGGTTTGGATACTTAAAACCTCTACACCCTCATACCCTGCCATAATAGAAATTCCTATTGTGTCATCCTGACTAAGCTCAATTGTGGCTGTTATTTGACAAGATGTCCTTTAAATCGGTTAATGATATTTTAGATGTCATAGAAAAGCAGGCGAAATGGCAACAACAACCATTCCAACAAGTATGCCAATTTTGGGCAGAAGTTGTAGGTAGTGCTATTGCTGCTCAAACTCAGCCTTTATCTATACAGCGCGATGTTTTACGAGTAGCAACTTCTAGTGCTGCTTGGGCGCAAAACTTGACATTTAGCCGTCAAACGTTGCTTTTCAAGTTAAATCAAAAACTATCTACGCCTTTGGTGGATTTGCGTTTCTCTACTGCCGGTTGGCAACGCCATCCCCCAAAGGAACAACCACAAGCAAAGGTTTTAGCAAATCAGCATCCTAGTTATCTAGGCGACATTAATGAACGGCGTGGGGCGACAGTTGTTAACCAAGATGTAAATCAGGTGTTTGACAATTGGGCTAAGACAAGACAGAGGCGATCGCAAAATTTACCCCTTTGCCCCCAGTGTCAATGTCCTACCCCACCCGGTGAACTCCAGCGTTGGGGGGTTTGTGGATTTTGTAGTGTGAAGCAGTTACCTAAAAATATTAAATATTTTTCTGTATAAATAAACTGGTGTAATCTAACTTTGGTTAGTTGTTAAATTTGTATTTTTACTGTTATGTGTTTGACTAATTTCATGCTTAAAATCAGAAATTATGTCTTAATTAAAAATTTCTCATACATCTAAAGTTTGACTTTTAGCGTTGATCCCCATTTGGTTAAAGGCAATAATTTATATGTAACCACTATAAGGAACATTGAAAAATATAACATAAATCTAAAAACATAATAAAGGTTATTTTAGCGATAAATGGGTTAAAACCTAGATGGGATCACGGGTTACGGGTTCTATACGTATTTCTATCTAGAAGGACAATAAAAAAACGAAATCAGCCATACACGGCATTAAAGATGAACCCAAATGAAATCTATTAATTCTTTGACATCTGCCTGTCGATATTGCCGCCACTATCAGCCAGAAGGTCGCCGGGGTGGGATGTGTCAACAGTTGGGAGCGCCTGTGCAAGCCTGTTGGAAAGCTTGCTCCTTAGCGCTACCACCTTTTGCGCCTTCTTGGGAGACTTTGGAGGATGCTTGGAGTTTACCTGATGCTGCACCAGTGTTAGTAGAATCAGAACTTCTGGTGTCTAATGTAGAGAATACTATTTTTGCTGTTAGTCAGGAGAAAACTGCCTCTACTTCTGAACAAGCAAAAGTTGAGACAGTACTTATTTAACCATTCATATATTACCTGACTGTGTTTACAGTCTGTTTACGATTTAGATTTACGTTTAAAGATTTGTCAGTTGTCAGGTGATATCCACTATTGACTGTTGAACGCCAGTTGCTTTAAGTCGGCAGAGCCGCCCAACGCACTGGCTCCTGTTGACTGATAACTGACACACCCAATTACGGTAGCCAAGGAAAGTCTCGAAAATTTGGTGTGCGTTTTTCTAAAAAGGCTTGTTTACCTTCAGAACCTTCTTCTGTCATGTAATAAAGTAGGGTTGCATTACCGGCTAGTTCTTGTAAACCAGCTTGTCCATCACAGTCAGCATTAAATGCGGCTTTGAGACAGCGAATAGCAATAGGGCTTTTTTCTAAAATTTCTCCTGCCCATTTAATTCCTTCTGCTTCCAGTTCGTCTACTGGGACAACACAATTTATTAAACCCATTTCTAAAGCTTGTTGGGCATCATATTGACGGCAGAGAAACCAAATTTCCCGCGCTTTTTTCTGCCCCACAATACGGGCAAGGTAGCTTGCGCCAAAACCACCATCGAAACTGCCGACTTTTGGCCCTGTTTGCCCAAAAATAGCATTATCAGCCGCGATTGTCAGGTCACAAATTAAGTGTAGAACGTGACCACCGCCGATTGCATATCCAGCTACTAATGCAATAACGACTTTGGGCATGGAACGAATTAGGCGTTGTAAATCAAGCACATTTAAGCGAGGGATGCCTGCATCATCTACATAGCCAGCTTGTCCCCGCACGCTTTGGTCGCCACCAGCACAAAAAGCATACTTGCCATCAGTATGGGGGCCAGCGCCAGTAAATAGAACTACACCGATGCGTGTATCCTCACGGGCATCCCAGAAAGCATCATAGAGTTCTACAACAGTTTTGGGACGAAAAGCATTGCGTTTATGTGGGCGGTTGATAGTGATTTTAGCTATCCCATCCGCTTTGTGATAGAGGATATCTTCGTAAGTTTTAACGGGTTGCCAGTCGATTTGCATGGGAATGAAGTATGCTGCTTGAGAATTTTATCGCAGAGGTGGGGCGTTGCGATCGCTAATATTTAACGTGAGTTCGACGGCACTAAAAAACAGCAGCAGCTAGAGACGTAATATATAACGTCTCTACATCATTTATTCGGCACAGCTTTCTAGAGAACTGGTATTAGAAACCATAAATTCCCTAATTTTATATTACGAATTACGAATTAACTATACCCATCCCAACCATTAGGAAAGGTGTAATCAGAGAACAGAGGAAAATTTTGATTATTAACGCGGGTTTCCTCATCCAGAACTTTGACAACCTTGTTATAAATATCTTCGGCTTGTTGGGGTGAGTCACCTATACTAGTTAGTCCTAATTTACCAAACTGGGAAAGACAACCCATCAAATGAAATACCGTTCCTGTTTCTGTGCAGCTATCGAAATGTAATCTATGATGGGCAATAATATCCATCAAATCGTTAGGTAATAATCCCCGATAACGGTCTTTTTGCAGGTTGTCTGTGGCGATGTAGTATTTAGGGCGGCCTTGTTGACTGTAAAATAACCCGGTAGATAAATCATAACGACCGTTGGTCAATAATTTTAAAGTCATAAAGGGATGGGTTGTCCCACCTTTACGCAGGTTAATTTCAATCGCCTGTATATCCCATTGAGCATTACCTTGGTCAACTGTAATAAAGTCTACACCAAATCTTTCCAACGCTCCTTTTTCTGCCAGCTTTCTCCCAACTTGTAAGCCTAATTGTTGTAACTGTAGGCGATAACGTTCATCTGCGGGAAAGCTACATCCTAAGTATATCTGTCCGTCTGGGCCGCCAAGGATTTGGTCGTGAGTCGAAAGGATTTCTACTTCACCTGTAGGTGTGATGCGTCCTTGCACACTAGGCGATCGCTTAATCTCACCTTCAACAAATGCTTCGACAATTGCCCCTAATTCTGTAATTCTACCAGAAAAGTTCGCCCAATTTTCTTGTTTGGCTTGAAAACGCAACGAGGAAAAGCGATCGCTAATTGCGGCTATTCTTTCAGCTTGAGTCGCTTTTGGTGGCGCAACATCTATTATGGGTTGCAAATCTAGTAGTGCGTTTCCTTCCCCAGAAATCCCTTCATTCAATTTCACTACCATCCGTTTTAGTGATGGTTGGCGTTCCCATAAATCATTCGCCGCCACAGCCAAATCTTGGTGAGTCCAAACTAATGGACTACCATCGGGATGGGGTACACCACTTTCTGCAAAAATTTGCCGACTACCGCTTTTTGTCCCCCAAATTTGCAAATCTGGTGCAGCCGCATACAAGGGTACATTTAATTGAAGTGATAATTCTGCTTCTAATTCTGTGGAGTTATAGCAAACTATAAATGATTTTTCTAACCTTAAAGCTTGCTTAATTCTCTCTACTAACCGAGGACGTTCTAAAATTTTTTGACTTAGAGGTTTAGGAGAAGAATCATAAGCCGAAAGTAGTAGCAAGCGATTACGCGCATGGGAAAAAGGAATACCCGGCAGCAGTTGTAAATAATAATCGATAATACTGGGATGTAGGGGAATTGATGTTACATAAATCAATCTAGTGCGGGGATTTCGTAACCGCATCAAGGCAAAAAGTAATCTTTCTTCATAATGTTCAAAACCCTCAACTTTTTGAATTTCACGCTGGTCAATACTTAAGGAAGGGATAACGACAATATCTGCTTCGCCAGTATCAAACTGCTCGATAGTTTTCCAGCGATCGCGTAAGGTATATTGTAGGCTGCGAAATTGATCAACCGATTCTAATTTTGCATGATTTAGCGTTACCATAGTCCCTTCCTCATTTGATCCCCAACACTAACTGATTAATCTTGTATAACCTAAATTAAGCGGCATCTTACTGTTCTGCA
Above is a genomic segment from Nostoc sp. MS1 containing:
- a CDS encoding LL-diaminopimelate aminotransferase, with the protein product MTNMQFSQRLQPLQFNVFADMDKAKSLALAAGKDLIDLSLGSSDLPAEAHVIEAIAKSLHDPSTHGYLLFNGTRDFRQAAANWYEQKFGVKVDPETEVLPLIGSQEGTAHLPLALLNPGDFALLLDPGYPSHAGGVYLASGQIYPMPLKAENDFLPVFADIPAAVVEQSRMMVLSYPHNPTSAIAPLSFFKEAVAFCQEHNIALVHDFPYVDLVFAESENGEQSLTRSLAPSILQADPEKSVSIEFFTLSKSYNMGGFRIGYAIGNAQLIQALRQIKAAVDFNQYRGILNGAIAALTGPQAGVQSAVSTFRQRRDAFIDALHRIGWYVPMPKATMYIWAKLPAPWSQNSIQFCTQLVKQTGVAASPGAGFGKSGEGYVRFALVHEPRILETAVERISSFL
- a CDS encoding thioredoxin family protein, yielding MSKGVITITDAEFESEVLKAEQPVLVYFWASWCGPCQLMSPVINIAANTYSDRLKVVKLEVDPNPLTVKQYQVEGVPALRLLKGSELLASTEGVISKDKLLNMLDTHLNNN
- a CDS encoding PspA/IM30 family protein, giving the protein MGLFDRIKRVVSANLNDLVNKAEDPEKMLEQAILEMQEDLVQLRQGVAQAIAAQKRTEKQYTDAQNEINKWQRNAQLALQKGDENLARQALERKKTYTETGTALKTSLDQQSTQVETLKRNLIQLESKISEAKTKKEMLKARITTAKAQEQLEGMVRGMNTNSAMAAFERMEEKVLMQEARAQSAAELAGADLETQFAKLESSSDVDDELAALKASLAPATPPNQPLLPAEQDQQSTAPKSNEVVDSELESLRKQLDQL
- a CDS encoding PspA/IM30 family protein, translated to MELIKRIQRVISANFNSAVASREDPEKILEQTVMEMQQHLLQLRQGVAQAIATQKRTERQAASAQSTAEEWYRRAQLALQQGNEPLAREALTKRKAYVAASENFSSQITEQVEIVTRLKQDMRTLELKLAEAKTKKDMYIARARSAEASYKLQEMLSGGSATSSLNAFERMEEKVLQVEAKSELINQLGSDDLQKQFDALEAGDDVDKQLAAMKNQLPSTESSQQQQLPQGENS
- a CDS encoding DUF721 domain-containing protein, with translation MSFKSVNDILDVIEKQAKWQQQPFQQVCQFWAEVVGSAIAAQTQPLSIQRDVLRVATSSAAWAQNLTFSRQTLLFKLNQKLSTPLVDLRFSTAGWQRHPPKEQPQAKVLANQHPSYLGDINERRGATVVNQDVNQVFDNWAKTRQRRSQNLPLCPQCQCPTPPGELQRWGVCGFCSVKQLPKNIKYFSV
- the menB gene encoding 1,4-dihydroxy-2-naphthoyl-CoA synthase, with translation MQIDWQPVKTYEDILYHKADGIAKITINRPHKRNAFRPKTVVELYDAFWDAREDTRIGVVLFTGAGPHTDGKYAFCAGGDQSVRGQAGYVDDAGIPRLNVLDLQRLIRSMPKVVIALVAGYAIGGGHVLHLICDLTIAADNAIFGQTGPKVGSFDGGFGASYLARIVGQKKAREIWFLCRQYDAQQALEMGLINCVVPVDELEAEGIKWAGEILEKSPIAIRCLKAAFNADCDGQAGLQELAGNATLLYYMTEEGSEGKQAFLEKRTPNFRDFPWLP
- a CDS encoding peptide ligase PGM1-related protein, with the protein product MVTLNHAKLESVDQFRSLQYTLRDRWKTIEQFDTGEADIVVIPSLSIDQREIQKVEGFEHYEERLLFALMRLRNPRTRLIYVTSIPLHPSIIDYYLQLLPGIPFSHARNRLLLLSAYDSSPKPLSQKILERPRLVERIKQALRLEKSFIVCYNSTELEAELSLQLNVPLYAAAPDLQIWGTKSGSRQIFAESGVPHPDGSPLVWTHQDLAVAANDLWERQPSLKRMVVKLNEGISGEGNALLDLQPIIDVAPPKATQAERIAAISDRFSSLRFQAKQENWANFSGRITELGAIVEAFVEGEIKRSPSVQGRITPTGEVEILSTHDQILGGPDGQIYLGCSFPADERYRLQLQQLGLQVGRKLAEKGALERFGVDFITVDQGNAQWDIQAIEINLRKGGTTHPFMTLKLLTNGRYDLSTGLFYSQQGRPKYYIATDNLQKDRYRGLLPNDLMDIIAHHRLHFDSCTETGTVFHLMGCLSQFGKLGLTSIGDSPQQAEDIYNKVVKVLDEETRVNNQNFPLFSDYTFPNGWDGYS